One Elusimicrobiaceae bacterium genomic window, AACATCTACGACACCCTGCGCATCGCCATGCTTACGGCTATGGTGCTGGCGGCGGAACTGGCAAAAACGAAAGAGGAACTGGAACGATCCAGCCAGGCCAATCTTGTGAAGATGGACAAGATGATAAAATCCCTGTCCGACACGCTGAACGAGAAAAAACCGGGCGCGAAATAATATGGAGGAACCGCTTTTCACAAATCCGGCCGGCCCGGCCGGCCAGCCATCGGCACCGCCCGACGCGGCGCGGCAGGACGTGCCGCTGGCGGCGCGGCTCGCGCCGTCGGAACTGGATGATTTCGCCGGCCAGTCCCACATTTTCGCGCCGGGCAGTCTGCTCCGGCGGCTGATTGACACGGGCACCGTGCGCTCGGCCGTTTTTCACGGTCCGCCCGGCTGCGGCAAAACCGCGATGGCGCGGCTGATCGCCGCGCGCGCGAACGCCAGAATTTTCGAGCTCAACGCCGCCGTCGCCGGAGTGGCGGACCTGAAAAAAATACTCGACCACGCCAAAGCCGCCTTTTCCGGCGCGTTCAAACACCGCAATACCCTGCTGCTGCTCGATGAAATCCATCATTTCAACAAAACCCAGCAGGACGTGCTGCTGCCGTCGGTCGAACGCGGCGAGATAATACTGATCGGCATGACGACGGAAAACCCGTTTTATTACATCAACCGGGCGTTATTGTCGCGTTTTTCGGTATTCGAATTCAAGCCGCTGGACGAGCCGGCCCTGCGCAAGATACTGGAGCGCGCGCTGGGAAAAACCCCGGAACTGAAGATCACGCTGGAACCGGACGCGGAGTCCCATCTCCTGGCCCGCTGCGCCGGCGACGCGCGCAAACTGCTAAACGCGCTGGAAGTGGCCGCGCTTTCCACCGGGCCGGATGAATCGGGCGGGCGGCATGTAACTCTTAAAACCGCGGAGGAATCAATCCAGCAGCCGGCCCTGCGCTACGACAAAGGCGACGATGAGCATTACGACCATATTTCGGCTTTCATAAAATCCATGCGCGGCTCCGACCCCGATGCCACGGCCTACTGGCTGGCCAAAATGCTGGAAGCGGGCGAAGACCCGCGCTTTATCGCGCGGCGCATTTTCATCTGCGCCGGAGAGGACGTGGGCAACGCCGATCCCGTAGCCATCATGCTGGCCGACACGGCCTTTAAAAGCGCCGAAGTGCTCGGCATGCCCGAAGTGCGCATTCCGCTGGCGCAGGCGGCTTTATATGTGGCGTGCGCGCCGAAATCGAACGCCGCCTATCTGGCGATTGACGCGGCTCTCGCCGAGGTCCGCACCGGGCGGCTGCGCTCCGTGCCCGACAATCTTAAATCAGGCGGACGCAATAAAGGCTATGTCTATCCGCACGACTGGCCCGGCCACTACGTCAGCCAGGTTTATATGCCGGACCCGAAGACTTTTTATAACCCGACCAACGAGGGCCGCGAAAAACTTATAGCCGACCGGCTCCGGCAGCTGCGCGCGAAAAAATGAAACTGCCACTGCACGATAAAATCCTTACCGTTTCGGAACTGAACGGCATAATCAAGAACATGCTGGAGGGCACCTTTCCGGAAATGCAGGTCAGGGGCGAAATTTCCAATCTGCGCCGGGCGGCTTCAGGGCATGTGTATTTCGACCTGAAAGACCGCGACTCGCTCATTTCGGCCGTCATGTTCAAATGGTACGCCACGCAGGTGAAACCCGAGCTGAAAGACGGGCTGGAAGTAACCGTGCGGGGTGAACTGTCCTGCTACCTCAAGCAGGGACGGTACCAGCTGGCGGTCAAGACCATGGAAGGTCGCGACACCGGGGAACTGTACCGGGAATTCGAGCGGCTGAAAAAGAAACTGGCTGACGAAGGCCTGTTTGATGCGCGGAAGAAACGCCCGATTCCGCCGTTTCCGTCGCTGATCGGGGTGGTCACGTCACCCAACGGTGCCGCGCTGCGCGATATTCTCACCGTTTTGAAACGCCGCAGCGCGAATCTTGACGTGCTGATCGCGCCCGCGCTCGTGCAGGGCGAAACGGCCAAAACCACCATCGTGCAGGCGATCCGGCTGCTTAACGAAGCCGCGCCCAGGCCGGACGTGCTGCTGGTAGGCCGTGGCGGCGGCTCGATAGAGGATCTGTGGCCGTTTAACGAGGAAACCGTGGCGCGCGCCATAGCGGGTTCCGCAATTCCGGTCATTGCCTGCGTAGGCCATGAAACTGACTTTACAATCGCCGATTTCGCGGCCGACCTGCGCGCGGCAACCCCGTCAGCCGCGGCGGAACTGGTCACCTCCGATTCCGGCGAAACGCTAAGCGCGCTCCACTCCCTGCGCGGACGGCTGGTGCAGGGCTTTAAAATGACGGTCCGGCATTTCGGGAACCGGCTCTCCTCCGCGCAAACGAGCCACTATTTCAAACGCCCGCAGGCGGTATGGAGCGACCGCCTGCAGGAAACCGACCGGCTGCGGGAACTGCTGCTTTCAAACCTGAACAATCTGCTTGCGGCCCAAACGCGGCGTTATGAACTGCTGCGCGGAAAACTGTCCGCCCGGCGGCCCGAACTGCTCGTTGAAAACCGGCTGGCCGCCCTCCGCCACAAAACGCAGGCCGCGGCGGCACTGCTGGCAGGGAAACTGGCCGCGCGCGAACAGCTGGTCACACTGCACGCGGGCACGCTTTCACTGCACAGTCCGCTGCGCGCCGCGCAGGTTTTCGGCTCGGCCAACGCCGCGCTTTATGCGCGGCTGTCCGCGGCAACCGCGTCTTCGCTGCAAAACAAGGCCGCGCGCGCGCGGCTGCAGGCCGAAAAACTCGGCGCATTAAGCCCCGAGGCGGTGCTGAACCGGGGCTATTCGATCGTGCGGTCCGGCCGGACGGGCCACATCGTGTCCGACGGGGCGGCGCTTTCTTTAGGCGAGCCCGTGGCGCTGACTTTCGCCAGAGGCAAACGCGACGCCGTCATAACCGACGGCACAAAACCAGCCCGCGTCCGCGCGGGCAAAGACACCGACCAACCCTCGCTTTTCGGAGATTAATATGACCGCAAAAAAAACAAAGCAGAGTTTTGAAGAAAAACTGGCCCGGCTCGAAACGATCGTGAGCGAACTGGAAACCGACGGTTCTGGACTGGAACAGTCCATCACACTGTTTGAAGAAGGCGTAACGCTTTCGCGAGAACTGGAACAGCAGCTCACCGAAGTGAAACGCCGGGTTGAACTGATTACCCGGACCAGCTCGGGCGAACTGAAAAAAGAGCCTTTTGAAACCGACGCCAGCGCCGCCCACGAAAACGACCAGCCGACCGGAGCCTAAACCGCCATGCCCGATATCCCCGATATGCCCGAATTGCCCTCATTGCCGCAGCAGGACGGCGCAAATCCGCTGAACCCGCAGTCGCTGCCGCCGCGCGAAACGGCTCCTCCGCCGGGGCAGTTTCCACCGGTAATGACCCCGGCGCCACAGCAGCCGACTCCCGAACCGGCCCTGCCGCCCGAGCGCTTAACACAGCCGCCGGCCGGGCCTGTGGCAACACCGTCAGCCACGCCGGAACCGGCCCCCTCACCACAAACGCAGGCGACGCCGCTCCCCCAGCCGTCCATGCCGCCGCGCACTCTGCCGCCGCTGCCGCAACGCGCGGCCGATATCGCTAAACCCGGGCAACACAACGCCGAGCGGTCTGACATCCTTTTTGGCTGGGAACGGCTTGCCCCGGCTCCGCGCCATGTGCCGGGCTCGCTCGCGCAGAAAGTGCGCTATGGCGGGTTCCGCGCGGTCTTCGGGCTGGCACTGCTGCTTGCCGGCTGCGTGACGGTTTTCATCAACCTGCCGCTGGTGGATTTCCAGTCTTCAAAATTCAAGCCCGGCAACGTAACGAGCGGCAAAGGCGTGGTTTACATGGTGCAGGCATCCGGCGTGAAATACAGCGGCACGGGCATAGACAAGGTTTTCTATGTTTCCTCCGCCGAAGGCGGCGCTCCCGTCAGCGGAATATGCTATGTGCCGCGCCTGCTGCTTACAAAAAACGATCTGGTGGAAACGGAACACCTGATATCCGACCCGTCGGTAACGCGCATCAGGCGCACCCGCATGAAACCTTTGCCGCCCGGCGCGCTGTTTGCTCTGCCGGTTCCGTTAGCGCTGACAGGTCTGCTGTTTGCGCTCAGCGGACTCCTGGCGGGCGCGCGGCTTGCCCGGCTGCTCCGAACCGGGCTTTTCGCCGAAGGCACCGTTACGGAAGCCACACCCTTTATTTTAAACTTCGGCCGGCACCGGATATATAAAGTCACGCTAAGCTATGAACCGGAACCGGGCCGAAGCAAGACAATAACCGCCTGGGCGCGCACCGACCGGCCTCTTAACGAACTGGCCGCGCTGCCGGTGCTTTACGATCCGCGCGACCCCGGCGGCGCGCTCGTGCCGGGCCCGGGCGGGATAACGATAACGGACAAAGGCGGCTTTGCGCCCGCGCGGTTCGGGTTTTTTTACGCGCTCCTGGCGGTATCTGCCGCGCTGGCGATCCTGCTGCCAGCCGTTTACTGGCTGAAAAACGGGGTGGCCAGCCCGTTCGGCTCGATCTGACATGACCATCCCGCCGGCCGCGGAATTTTTCAAATTGCCGGGTTCGCCCGGCCGGGTTGACCTGCCGGACGGAAATCCTCTGCCGCAGCTTCCCGCGCCGCGCGCCATAGCGCCCGGCCTGCGCCTGAAAATGTTCGTGCAGTTCGGCGACGAATGGCTGCTGCTGCTGATCATAGCGGTACTGCTGTGGGTTTCAATCGCCATCGGGCTAACCTCCTCGCCGCTCGCGCCGCTGGCGCATATCGCCGGCATGTCCGAAACCGCGCCGGCCCGGACGGGAACCTGCATGCAGATACTGAAAATCCGGCCGGTATACTCCTGCCTGGTTTCACGCACCGGGCCGGACGGCGTATACAGGCTCTCCTCCATCAGGACGTTCACCGATTATGAGGCCGGGAATATTTCTTCCGTGCCGGTCCGGTATCTCAAATCCGCGCCGGCGATAATGGCCGACACCGACCTCGGCGCCTATACGGCGGAAATTGCCCTGTTCGCACTGGCCGCGCTGCTGCTGCCTTTCTGCGGCGTGTTCTTTTTGCTCAGACTGCCAAAAATCATCGCCGCGCTGGACCTGCTGGAAACCGGCGTTTTCGCGAGCGCGGGCTTTGAAAGCAAAAAAGGATCGCTCTACACCTACAGCTTCACCGCGCAGGACGGGCGGAAATATCCCGTAACGCGCCGCTGTGACCTGGAGAACGAAATAAACACCCGCATTCCCGCGCTGGCGGTTTACGCGCCGGGCAAACCCGAAGGCGCGCAGCTGTTCGGGATTCCGGCGTACCAGCTTCTCGTAAACGACCGCAACCAGCTTGACAGCCGGAAGGGACTGGCGCTTTTCTTTCCGGGTTTTGTGCTGTCGGTGTTTGGCGGGGCGCTGCTGCTGCTGGCCATGACATATCTCCGCGCAAAGTAGCGGCTGGCGCGTTTTTCCATGCGACTGGACAAATACCTGTTTGAAAACGGATTTTTTGAAAGCCGCGCCCGCGCGCAGGCGGCCATCGCCGCCGGCTGCGTATCCGTAAACGGCGGGGCGGAGCCGCGGCCCGACAAGAAAATCGGCCCCGCCGACAGGATAACCGTAACCGCCGGGTCCTGCCCCTACGTTTCCCGCGCGGGCCTGAAACTGAAGGCGGGCCTGACGGAGTTCAATCTCTCGCCGCATGGCAAAATCTGCCTCGACGTGGGTGCGGCGACCGGCGGATTTACCGACTGCATGCTTAAAGAAGGCGCGGCCGGGGTTTACGCGATAGATGTGGGGGCGGGCCAGCTGCATCCGTCGCTGAAAGCGCATCCGCTGGTGCATTTCATGCCGGGCACCAACGCCCGCTCGCTTGATCCCGCCCGCTTTCCCGCCAGGCCGCAGTTATGCGGGATAGACGTATCGTTCATCTCGCTGAAACTCGTGCTGGGCCCGGTAATAGAGTGCCTGGCTCCGGGCGCGGATATAATCGCGCTAATAAAGCCGCAGTTCGAGCTGTCGCGCGCGCAGCTGGTGCGCGGGATCGTAAAGGACGAAAAACTGCACGCCGGAGTAATTCTGTCGCTGCGCCGGTTCCTTAAAAAAACCCGCCCCGAAGTAAAAGATTACGCAACAGCCGTTTCGCCCGTAACCGGCGCGCACGGCAACACGGAATTTCTGTGGCACCTTAAAGCTGCTGTCTGAACCGCAGGGCGGCAAGGCTCATCGCGGCAACCGCCAGCGCGCCCAGCCCCGCCAGACTGCGCGCGACAGACTCCAGCCCGCCGCCTTTTAGCATGATGTTGCGCACGATGCTCATGAAATAATTCATCGGATCAACATAACACAGCCATTTGAATGCGGCGGGTATGTTTTCTACGGGGAACATCACGCCCGACAGCAGAATTCCCGGGAACAGGAACAAAAAACCGCCCATCATGGCCTGCTGCTGGTTCGCCGCGGCGGTGGAAATGAACACTCCCACGCTCACCGTGGCGAACACAAACACCATCGCCGAAACCGCCAGCAGCCACACCGGCCCGCGCATGGGCACGCCGAACACGAAGACGGCGGCCAGCAGCACCAGCGGCACGTTCACCAGCGTCAGCAGGAAATAAGGTATGCTTTTGCCGAGCATTATTTCCGCCGTGCTGACCGGCGCGGAAATAAGCGTTTCAAAAGTGCCGGTTTCCTTTTCCCTGGCAAGCGCCATGGCCGTAAGCATAATGCTCACCACGCACATCACGATCACCATTACGCCCGGCACAAGAAACACCGCCGATTCCATCGCCGGGTTATAAAGCACCCGCATGTCAAAATCGAACCCGGCGCGAACCGGCCCGGGCACCGGCCCCGGCAGAGCGGCCGCGGCTATCCGCCGGACATAGTTTTCAATCTGGCGGGCCTTCACGGCGTTGCTGGCGTCAATTAACAGCTGAAGCCGGGCATCTCCTTTGGCAAGCCCGTTGCCAAGCCCGTGCTGCGGAGCGACCAGCACGGCGTCCGCCCGGCCCGACTGAAGCCATAGAGTCGGATCAACGCCCTTTGTTTCCGCGGCCACGAACCA contains:
- the xseB gene encoding exodeoxyribonuclease VII small subunit; protein product: MTAKKTKQSFEEKLARLETIVSELETDGSGLEQSITLFEEGVTLSRELEQQLTEVKRRVELITRTSSGELKKEPFETDASAAHENDQPTGA
- a CDS encoding cell division protein ZapA, whose amino-acid sequence is MSEQINVEINKISISGVILPGIEALEAQIYARDVTARMKKLEEDTNIYDTLRIAMLTAMVLAAELAKTKEELERSSQANLVKMDKMIKSLSDTLNEKKPGAK
- a CDS encoding TlyA family RNA methyltransferase; the encoded protein is MRLDKYLFENGFFESRARAQAAIAAGCVSVNGGAEPRPDKKIGPADRITVTAGSCPYVSRAGLKLKAGLTEFNLSPHGKICLDVGAATGGFTDCMLKEGAAGVYAIDVGAGQLHPSLKAHPLVHFMPGTNARSLDPARFPARPQLCGIDVSFISLKLVLGPVIECLAPGADIIALIKPQFELSRAQLVRGIVKDEKLHAGVILSLRRFLKKTRPEVKDYATAVSPVTGAHGNTEFLWHLKAAV
- a CDS encoding replication-associated recombination protein A; translated protein: MEEPLFTNPAGPAGQPSAPPDAARQDVPLAARLAPSELDDFAGQSHIFAPGSLLRRLIDTGTVRSAVFHGPPGCGKTAMARLIAARANARIFELNAAVAGVADLKKILDHAKAAFSGAFKHRNTLLLLDEIHHFNKTQQDVLLPSVERGEIILIGMTTENPFYYINRALLSRFSVFEFKPLDEPALRKILERALGKTPELKITLEPDAESHLLARCAGDARKLLNALEVAALSTGPDESGGRHVTLKTAEESIQQPALRYDKGDDEHYDHISAFIKSMRGSDPDATAYWLAKMLEAGEDPRFIARRIFICAGEDVGNADPVAIMLADTAFKSAEVLGMPEVRIPLAQAALYVACAPKSNAAYLAIDAALAEVRTGRLRSVPDNLKSGGRNKGYVYPHDWPGHYVSQVYMPDPKTFYNPTNEGREKLIADRLRQLRAKK
- a CDS encoding ABC transporter permease, which gives rise to MNTVTGFIKKEFAQALRDRKSRLLIFAVPVIQLVVLGFALSSEVKNVRLAVFARPGDSAVWQLARRCYSSGWFVAAETKGVDPTLWLQSGRADAVLVAPQHGLGNGLAKGDARLQLLIDASNAVKARQIENYVRRIAAAALPGPVPGPVRAGFDFDMRVLYNPAMESAVFLVPGVMVIVMCVVSIMLTAMALAREKETGTFETLISAPVSTAEIMLGKSIPYFLLTLVNVPLVLLAAVFVFGVPMRGPVWLLAVSAMVFVFATVSVGVFISTAAANQQQAMMGGFLFLFPGILLSGVMFPVENIPAAFKWLCYVDPMNYFMSIVRNIMLKGGGLESVARSLAGLGALAVAAMSLAALRFRQQL
- the xseA gene encoding exodeoxyribonuclease VII large subunit; this translates as MKLPLHDKILTVSELNGIIKNMLEGTFPEMQVRGEISNLRRAASGHVYFDLKDRDSLISAVMFKWYATQVKPELKDGLEVTVRGELSCYLKQGRYQLAVKTMEGRDTGELYREFERLKKKLADEGLFDARKKRPIPPFPSLIGVVTSPNGAALRDILTVLKRRSANLDVLIAPALVQGETAKTTIVQAIRLLNEAAPRPDVLLVGRGGGSIEDLWPFNEETVARAIAGSAIPVIACVGHETDFTIADFAADLRAATPSAAAELVTSDSGETLSALHSLRGRLVQGFKMTVRHFGNRLSSAQTSHYFKRPQAVWSDRLQETDRLRELLLSNLNNLLAAQTRRYELLRGKLSARRPELLVENRLAALRHKTQAAAALLAGKLAAREQLVTLHAGTLSLHSPLRAAQVFGSANAALYARLSAATASSLQNKAARARLQAEKLGALSPEAVLNRGYSIVRSGRTGHIVSDGAALSLGEPVALTFARGKRDAVITDGTKPARVRAGKDTDQPSLFGD